A region of the Rhodothermus bifroesti genome:
TGGGGTCGGATTGGGCACCTGGCGTATCACATGCATGCGCGTTTCCAAGGCACGTAAAAATGCTTCTGGCGTCATGGGTAGCCGCCGCACAATTCGGTGATAGGGAAGGATGCGCAGCGTATGTAGGGGAAAAAGGACAGCGGGGAAAATCTCGTACTCGGCTAGCCCAGCGGTCCCCACCCCCTGAGCACGCAACTGTGCAGCTGCACGACTAGCAGCTGCACAACGATGGTGCCCATCGGCTACATATAGTCGATTTACTGAAGCAAAAGCTGCGATCAAAGCCTCTGGATCCGGTACGCGCCACACGGTATGGCGCACCCCATCTTCAGCGGTAAAATCATACATCGGCGGTTGCGCTGTCCAGCGGGCCATGAGCGCTTCAAGCGGCGCTTGGGGAGGGAAAGCCAGCATCACTGGTTCAGCATGGGCACGCTGGGCTAGAATGTGCCGTGTGCGGTCTTCTTCTTTATCCGGCCGCGTCTTCTCGTGGCGTACAATGCGCCCGTCCTCATAAGCGCTCACAGGCACGCAGCCAAAAATTCCCGTCTGCACGTGGCGATCCATTTGCTGCCGGTAGAGGTAGAGGCTGGGCACCTCATCCTGAATCAAAATGCCAGCCTCTCGAAAACGCCGCAGGTTTTCTGCCCCTTTCGCATAGACGGCCGGATCATGCTCGTCGGTCCCCTCGGGCAGATCAATTTCAGGACGAATCACATGCAAAAAACTCCACGGCTTACCTTCTGCTAGGCGGCGCGCCTCTTCCGTACGGATCACATCGTAAGGCGGCGAAGCAACCTGTGCCGCCTGATGAGGAACAGGACGCAACGCGCGGAATGGATACAAAAGCGACATCTTCCCTAGCCAACCTGTTTAGATGCGTCTAGTATAAAGCGACGCTGCAAAAAAATCAGCTTGTGCTCTAGCCTAGCGTAGCGATCCCTGGAAACTTCACTTGCTAGAGCAGGGTTAAAGGCCATAGCTTGAGAAACCCAACACCGCGGGGTGGAGCAGCTGGTAGCTCGTCGGGCTCATAACCCGAAGGTCGCGGGTTCGAATCCCGCCCCCGCTACAAAGAAGCGCCCAGGTTGTTAAGCAGCCTGGGCGCTTTTTGCATTTCTTTACATCGTGCAAGGCCCTTCGGCTTAAGTCGACGCAGCGATGGCCGATTCTATGGGTACGTGAACCCCGTGTACCCAAACCTACGATGGTCATGCGCATGCGCAAAATCCAACTGCTTGCTGTAGGACTTGTACTAGTGTTTACAGCGCCAACAAGCCGATTAGAAACAGAGACCGAGGTCACGCCAATTCAGCAGCTCTTCTTGATCAAAGAGCTGAAGCCTGGTATTGAGCGCATTGGCGTCATTTGGGACAAAAATTCTGCCCAGCGTGACCAGGTACTACCTCAACTGCAGCGGGCCTCGGCAGCAACAAATGTTAAAGTGATCGTGGCCGAAGTCACCAGCCTGCAGGAAGTAGCACCCCAGTTTCGAACGCTGCAGCGTGAACATCAGGTGCAGGCCATCTGGATCTTGGAAGATGCCGGGCTGCTGGCTCAGGCTGCAACGCGAAGCTTTCTGATTAAAAATGCAACACAGGCCGGAATGCCGGTTTTTGCGCCTTCTGAGGCCTGGCTCAAAGAAGGGGCCTGCGTGACCTGGAAAAAAGATGCCGATGGCATCCGGCTGCTGGTCAACAAAGCCGTCGCCGAGGCTATGGGCATTACCATTCCACCCAAATACCAGGACCGCACGGCCTTTTTGGCAATGAACTAAATCAACTAAACCGAAAGGCCAATGGCATCGACGCGGACCCATTCGCTCTACACGTGGCTAACGCGCCTGAACCTGCGCCGTCGCTTTATCGTGTTTTTGGGCGGCCTGGCTGCGCTTACGTTTGTACTGTTTTTTGGCTACGCCCAGTATTCTTTGCGCGTAACGGAACGCGAGTTTGCGCAGCGTGGGGAGCTCCTGGCCAAAACCTTGGCCAGCCAGAATGCACTGGCCCTGCTCATGCTGGATGAAGAAGGCCTGCAGCAGGCGCTGGAGCATATGGTAGCTTCCGGAAATGCCCTTGCCGGTGCGTTTTTCAATACCGGGGATTCTATAGTGGCTGCGCAAAACGTGGACGTACTAGAAACTGCAGCGCTAGCCAAGCCCGAAGACACCACCGAAGCGGCGTTGCTAAGCTGGACGCAAACACGGGCCGGCGTACCTGTTCTGGTCGCCCAAGCGCCGGTAACGCTCAATGAAGGCACCCAGTACTTGGGACGGGTGCTTGTTGCCCTACCGGCCGAAGTGCTCCAAGCGCAAAAGCGCACAGGCTTTTGGCTTTCACTCTTGATCCCAGCTTTTATCGCTTTGGTGGCTTGGGGGATTTTGATTATGGTTCAACGCACGGTCGTGCGACCGGTGGATCAGCTTCGCCAAGCTGCACAAGCAGTCGAGCAAGGTAACCTGAGCGTACGCGTAGCCATTGCCCAGCAGGACGAAATTGGGCAGCTTGCGGCCTCATTTAATGCCATGGTAGAGGCCAGCGAACGTAACATGGAGGCCCTACGTGAGCAGCGTGAGGCTGCCGAAACCGCGCGTACCCAGGCCGAAGCCCTACGTCGGCAAGCCGACGAAACCAGTCGCCGGTTGCAAGATCGCTTCCGTCAGATCTCTGAGGTGATCGTTGCCGTTACGCAGGGCGACCTCACCCACCGCCTTCAGGTCCTCGATGACGACGAGGTGGGCGCCCTTATGCACCAGATCAACCAGATGATCGAAGACCTAACGGCCTTGGTTCGCGAAATCCACACCACTGGCAATGCGCTGGCCGAAGTTGCCCACAACGTATCAACCTCAGCAGAGCAAATGTCCGCTGGTGCAAGCAACCAGGCCCAGCAGACCATGGAGGTGGCCACCGCAATCGAAGAAATGACGCGGACCATTGCCTCTTCCTCACAAAATGCCCATGAAGCTAACCGCATGGCACAACGGGCTTCCCAACTGGCTACCAGTGGGGAAGAAATCTTTCGCAAGACCACCGAGGGCATGCACCGCATTGCAGGCATTGTGAAGGATTCCACCCAAAAAGTCATGGCCCTCGGCGAGTCCAGTGCCCAAATCGGTGAAATCATTCAGGTGATCAGCAGCATTGCAGATCAGACAAACCTACTGGCGCTCAACGCAGCCATCGAGGCTGCCCGCGCTGGCGAACAGGGCCGCGGCTTTGCGGTCGTAGCCGACGAAGTGCGTAAACTGGCCGAACGCACCACCAGCGCCACAAAAGAAATCGAGCAAATGATCACCCGGATTCAGCAAAATACCGGGGAGGTTGTCGACTCGATGACGCGTGGCAATAAAGAGGTGGAAAGTGGTCTCAAACTGGCCGACGAAGCCTCCCATGCCTTTGGCGAGATCTTGCACTCGATCAACCAGATGGTGCTCATGATCAATCAGATCGCCTCGGCCAGTGAGCAGCAGTCGGTTACCAGCAGCCAGATCTCGCAAAGCGTTGAAGAAATTTCTTCGGTAGCTAACGAGGTCTCTCGGGCCACTTCAGAGCTGGCTGCTACCGCAAGCATTCTCAACGATCATGTGGTGCAAATGCGTCGTTTAATCGAACGTTTCCGCATCAACCATCATGCAGCAGCCGAGCGCCCCAGAGCCACAACGCTGTCTGTAGGCGATGGGGTGCGATAAATCCCTTACACGTCGAAGGCCGCCTAGCACAGGCGGCCTTCGCGTTTTTACCAAAGTGCGTAAACCAGCAGCGCCATACCACTACCTAGCAGAGCACCGGCCAGCACATCGCTGGGATAGTGCACCCCTCGCCATAAGCGAGCAACTGCTACACTTCCAGCCCAGGCATAGGCAGGTACCGTAACGTAAATAGCTCGGGCTTGCAGGCTCCAAGACGTAGCCAACGCAAAGGCTAGCGCCGCGTGACCCGAAGGGAAAGCATGTGACGTCGGTTGAGACCCCCGCGCCTCGATATCGTCCCACTGCGCAAACGGCCTTGGGCGCGCAACGACGGCTTTTAGAGCCAACACAGCTACTGTAGTACCTGCAGCTGTAAGAGTGATCTGCCAAGCTGCGGTCTCCGGCATCTTGTCATAAAACGCTGCACCCCACGCTACAGCAGTAAGCCCTGCAAAAAAGGGATAGGCTGTCTTATCCACCACTTGCAGATAGGTGCTAAGCGCAGGGCTATCCGTATGATAGACCGTGCACAGCAGCCGTAGGTCTACCGCATCCCTCCCCGTACAGGCCGATTGCGCCTGGGCTGCTACGCTTATCCCCCATGCGCCAATGAAAAGCCACAGCCACCGAAAGCTCATTCTTCTACGTAGAGTTCGTCCATCTCTGCCCGCGTACGCGGGGGTCTTACACCTAGAGCCTCTTTGACCTGCTGCCGAATGGCCTCTTGCGCTTCCACGTGTTCCTTAAGCCACGCCTTGGCGGCCTCGCGTCCCTGTCCAATACGTTCCTCGCCGTAAGCGTACCAGGAGCCGCTTTTTTGCAAAATGTTGTACTCCACAGCCAAATCAACGAGCTCACCTAGCGTCGAGATGCCTTCGCCGTAGATGATATCGAATTCGGCTTCACGGAACGGCGGGGCCACCTTGTTTTTAACAATCTTAACGCGCGTGCGATTGCCTACAATATCGGTGCCTTCTTTGATGGAGCCTACACGCCGAATGTCCATGCGTACGGAAGCGTAAAATTTGAGCGCCCGACCCCCAGTGGTGGTCTCAGGGTTCCCAAACATCACGCCGATTTTTTCGCGCAGTTGGTTAATGAAAATGAGCACCGTACGCGTGCGGTTGATGGTACCGGTCAGCTTTCGAAGGGCTTGACTCATTAAGCGTGCTTGCAAGCCTACGTGGCTGTCTCCCATATCGCCTTGAATTTCCGCCTGAGGCACCAAAGCCGCCACCGAGTCGACCACAATGACATCCAAGGCGCCACTGCGCACCAGCGTATCACAAATGTTCAATGCCTGCTCGCCGGTATCGGGTTGAGAGACCAGCAAATTATCTAGGTCCACCCCCAAGTTGGCCGCATAGCGTGCGTCAAAAGCATGCTCGGCATCAATAAAAGCACAAGACCCGCCCAGCTTTTGGGCTTCTGCCATGATGTGCAGTGCAAGCGTCGTTTTGCCAGACGACTCAGGGCCAAAGATTTCAATGATGCGCCCCCGAGGCACACCCCCAACACCCAGGGCAGCATCTAAAGCCAGCGAGCCCGTAGGAATCACGTCCACAGCAATCGCTGGCGCGTCCCCCAGCCGCATAATGGCTCCCTTGCCGTACTGTTTCTCAATGTGCTTGACGGCCAGTTCCAGGGCTTTGGCCTTGGCCGAATCGTTCATTGCCATAGCAGAGCTCGACTTAACCTTTAAGGATTGTACCTAAAAAGTAAAGAATTTCTTTGCGTTTACCAAGATCCTATGAGTGGGTGTCAAATGTTTGTCACACTACCGCTGCAGGGATGGCTTGCAGCAGATGTTGGCGCAGCAGATCAAGGGCCATGGCTGTAGCCCGCTGTTTAAAGCGCAAACGATCGGCGGGCAGATAATACTGCCGAGCGTAAGCGTTTTGTGCATCGGCAAGGCCAATCCATACAGTCCCTACAGGCTTTTCCGCAGTGCCTCCCGTTGGTCCGGCAATGCCGGTGGTGGCCAAACCCACATCGGCCTGCAGGTATTGTCGTGCGCCCTGCGCCATTTGCACGGCCACCGCTTCGCTGACGGCCCCTTCACGAGCCAATATTTGGGGATCTACGCCGAGCAGAGTAACTTTGACGGCATTACTATAGGCAACAATACCTCCTTGGAAATAGGCCGAGGCACCGCTGATGTCGGTGATCCGATCGGCGATGTGCCCACCGGTGCAGCTTTCCGCTATAGCCAGCGTTTTACCTTGGGCCCGCAGCAGGCGTCCGACCACGGCTTCGAGCGTATCGCCATTGGTGCCTACCAGCGCCGTACCAATTCGGTCGCGTACAAAAGCTTCTAACTGCTCCAAGCGTTGTTGTGCTGTTTCCGCGTTGTGCGCGCGAGCCGTCAGGCGCAGACGCACCCCATAAGGACCTGGCAAATAAGCCAACGAAAGGTTCTCATCGAGCAGTGTTTCAACCCCTTCCAGTTGCTGCTGCAACGCGGACTCGCCTATACCAGCAGTTATCAGTGTGCGCTGTTGCACCACGCGTCGGCCTGTACGGCGAGTTAAACGGGGCAACACGGCATTTTGCATCAGGTGCTCCAGTTCATGCGGCACGCCCGGCAGCGCTACAACCACCCCCTGGGCATCTTCCATCCAGAGGCCGGGAGCAGTACCTACGGTGTTTACCAGGGGTTCAAACCCTTCTGGCACCAGGGCTTGCACGCGGTTGCGCTCCGGCATGGGGCGCTGTCGCTGCCGGAAATAAGCCTCAATCTGGGACAAAATATCTTCGCGCAACTGCAACGATCGCCCTAAGCACATTGCCAGTGCTTCGCGGGTACGGTCGTCATGCGTAGGGCCTAGTCCCCCACAGAGCAGCACAAGGGAGGCTTCCTGACGTGCTCGGCGCAGCGCCTGGCAAATAGCCTCAGGATCATCTCCAACCGTTTCGATGCGAACGAGCTCTATGCCGCAAGCGCTTAGTGCAGCACCAAGCCACGCCGCGTTGGTGTTTATGGTATCTCCCACCAGTAACTCATCCCCAATGGTCACCACAATAGCCCTCATAGCATACGCTGAGCTTGGGACCAGCTATACGGATCGGCCTGCCATTCGGTCAAGACCTTGGCGGTCTCCTCGGTGAGTAAGCCATGCGCTTGCGCCACTTCCAGCAATGCAGCTAGGTTGGTAAGACTGTAGCACGGGATTCCCAGCTGCGCAAAGCGTTCTTGGGCTTCTGGGAAGCCGTAAGAAAAAATCGCCAGCACAGCTTCTACACGGGCATCAGCGGCCAGCAGTGCTTCAGCTGCGGCCCAGGAAGACCCTCCCGTTGAAATCAGGTCTTCAATAAGCACCACACGCTGACCTGGCTCGAGGCGACCCTCAATTTGGCGACCACGACCATGCGTCTTGGCCTGGCTGCGCACATACACCATGGGCAATGCTAAGCGGTCGGCAAGCCAGGCAGCGTGTGGGATGCCTGCCGTGGCCGTTCCTGCGATCACTTCTGGTTCCAGTTTG
Encoded here:
- a CDS encoding DUF1015 domain-containing protein — its product is MSLLYPFRALRPVPHQAAQVASPPYDVIRTEEARRLAEGKPWSFLHVIRPEIDLPEGTDEHDPAVYAKGAENLRRFREAGILIQDEVPSLYLYRQQMDRHVQTGIFGCVPVSAYEDGRIVRHEKTRPDKEEDRTRHILAQRAHAEPVMLAFPPQAPLEALMARWTAQPPMYDFTAEDGVRHTVWRVPDPEALIAAFASVNRLYVADGHHRCAAASRAAAQLRAQGVGTAGLAEYEIFPAVLFPLHTLRILPYHRIVRRLPMTPEAFLRALETRMHVIRQVPNPTPPAKGTVALYLAGSWHWATLPPTQRSTVADQLDVARLNEHILEPILGIVDPRTDPNLDFVGGIRGLEALKQEVDQGRAALAIAMYPTSIEELVAVSDAGLLMPPKSTWFEPKLRSGLLVHVFD
- a CDS encoding ABC transporter substrate binding protein, coding for MRMRKIQLLAVGLVLVFTAPTSRLETETEVTPIQQLFLIKELKPGIERIGVIWDKNSAQRDQVLPQLQRASAATNVKVIVAEVTSLQEVAPQFRTLQREHQVQAIWILEDAGLLAQAATRSFLIKNATQAGMPVFAPSEAWLKEGACVTWKKDADGIRLLVNKAVAEAMGITIPPKYQDRTAFLAMN
- a CDS encoding methyl-accepting chemotaxis protein; amino-acid sequence: MASTRTHSLYTWLTRLNLRRRFIVFLGGLAALTFVLFFGYAQYSLRVTEREFAQRGELLAKTLASQNALALLMLDEEGLQQALEHMVASGNALAGAFFNTGDSIVAAQNVDVLETAALAKPEDTTEAALLSWTQTRAGVPVLVAQAPVTLNEGTQYLGRVLVALPAEVLQAQKRTGFWLSLLIPAFIALVAWGILIMVQRTVVRPVDQLRQAAQAVEQGNLSVRVAIAQQDEIGQLAASFNAMVEASERNMEALREQREAAETARTQAEALRRQADETSRRLQDRFRQISEVIVAVTQGDLTHRLQVLDDDEVGALMHQINQMIEDLTALVREIHTTGNALAEVAHNVSTSAEQMSAGASNQAQQTMEVATAIEEMTRTIASSSQNAHEANRMAQRASQLATSGEEIFRKTTEGMHRIAGIVKDSTQKVMALGESSAQIGEIIQVISSIADQTNLLALNAAIEAARAGEQGRGFAVVADEVRKLAERTTSATKEIEQMITRIQQNTGEVVDSMTRGNKEVESGLKLADEASHAFGEILHSINQMVLMINQIASASEQQSVTSSQISQSVEEISSVANEVSRATSELAATASILNDHVVQMRRLIERFRINHHAAAERPRATTLSVGDGVR
- a CDS encoding phosphatase PAP2 family protein, translated to MSFRWLWLFIGAWGISVAAQAQSACTGRDAVDLRLLCTVYHTDSPALSTYLQVVDKTAYPFFAGLTAVAWGAAFYDKMPETAAWQITLTAAGTTVAVLALKAVVARPRPFAQWDDIEARGSQPTSHAFPSGHAALAFALATSWSLQARAIYVTVPAYAWAGSVAVARLWRGVHYPSDVLAGALLGSGMALLVYALW
- the recA gene encoding recombinase RecA, which produces MAMNDSAKAKALELAVKHIEKQYGKGAIMRLGDAPAIAVDVIPTGSLALDAALGVGGVPRGRIIEIFGPESSGKTTLALHIMAEAQKLGGSCAFIDAEHAFDARYAANLGVDLDNLLVSQPDTGEQALNICDTLVRSGALDVIVVDSVAALVPQAEIQGDMGDSHVGLQARLMSQALRKLTGTINRTRTVLIFINQLREKIGVMFGNPETTTGGRALKFYASVRMDIRRVGSIKEGTDIVGNRTRVKIVKNKVAPPFREAEFDIIYGEGISTLGELVDLAVEYNILQKSGSWYAYGEERIGQGREAAKAWLKEHVEAQEAIRQQVKEALGVRPPRTRAEMDELYVEE
- a CDS encoding competence/damage-inducible protein A; this translates as MRAIVVTIGDELLVGDTINTNAAWLGAALSACGIELVRIETVGDDPEAICQALRRARQEASLVLLCGGLGPTHDDRTREALAMCLGRSLQLREDILSQIEAYFRQRQRPMPERNRVQALVPEGFEPLVNTVGTAPGLWMEDAQGVVVALPGVPHELEHLMQNAVLPRLTRRTGRRVVQQRTLITAGIGESALQQQLEGVETLLDENLSLAYLPGPYGVRLRLTARAHNAETAQQRLEQLEAFVRDRIGTALVGTNGDTLEAVVGRLLRAQGKTLAIAESCTGGHIADRITDISGASAYFQGGIVAYSNAVKVTLLGVDPQILAREGAVSEAVAVQMAQGARQYLQADVGLATTGIAGPTGGTAEKPVGTVWIGLADAQNAYARQYYLPADRLRFKQRATAMALDLLRQHLLQAIPAAVV
- the pyrE gene encoding orotate phosphoribosyltransferase; protein product: MTPEDVLARQVATVLLTIGAVSFAPETPFCWASGLKAPMYCDNRLLISYPQVRRSIVEGFVQLLQRHKLEPEVIAGTATAGIPHAAWLADRLALPMVYVRSQAKTHGRGRQIEGRLEPGQRVVLIEDLISTGGSSWAAAEALLAADARVEAVLAIFSYGFPEAQERFAQLGIPCYSLTNLAALLEVAQAHGLLTEETAKVLTEWQADPYSWSQAQRML